A window of the Labeo rohita strain BAU-BD-2019 chromosome 1, IGBB_LRoh.1.0, whole genome shotgun sequence genome harbors these coding sequences:
- the LOC127164194 gene encoding microfibril-associated glycoprotein 4-like, with product MTQTMTVFVAALLSVFTASVVCGFKPFDCSDVYKSGQTVSGIYSIYPAGDVPVWVYCQMISDGKNEDNGGWTVIQRRMDGSINFYQPWEKYKKGFGATEGEYWLGLEYMYELTRNRKYMLRVDLEDFEGRKGFALYSSFSVGPEADGYTLQVSGFKDGGVGDSLSYHNNQKFSTFDNDQDAYGNNCAKENLGAFWYKFCHTANPNGMYLWGEDDTYSGIGVVWSTWKNSFTVSMKSISMKIKHVL from the exons ATGACACAAACA ATGACGGTGTTTGTCGCGGCTCTGCTCTCTGTTTTCACGGCGTCTGTTGTTTGTGGATTCAAACCATTCGACTGTTCTGACGTCTATAAATCAGGACAAACAGTCAGTGGGATTTACTCCATCTATCCAGCAGGTGATGTTCCTGTTTGGGTTTATTGTCAGATGATCTCAGATGGGAAAAATGAAGACAACGGAGGATGGACG GTGATTCAGAGGAGAATGGACGgcagtattaatttctatcagcCGTGGGAAAAGTACAAGAAAGGATTCGGGGCCACCGAGGGCGAATACTGGCTGG ggCTGGAGTACATGTATGAGCTGACACGCAACAGGAAGTACATGCTGAGAGTGGATCTGGAGGACTTTGAAGGAAGGAAAGGTTTTGCTCTGTACTCGTCCTTCTCTGTGGGTCCTGAAGCTGACGGGTATACGCTACAAGTTTCGGGGTTCAAGGATGGAGGAGTTG GCGACTCGTTGAGCTACCACAATAACCAGAAGTTCTCCACCTTTGACAATGACCAAGATGCCTATGGAAATAACTGTGCTAAAGAGAATCTGGGAGCATTTTGGTACAAATTCTGTCACACCGCAAACCCCAATGGCATGTACTTATGGGGAGAAGACGACACCTATTCCGGGATTGGTGTTGTTTGGTCAACCTGGAAAAACAGTTTCACTGTCAGCATGAAATCCATCAGCATGAAGATCAAACATGTGCTGTAG
- the LOC127164207 gene encoding microfibril-associated glycoprotein 4-like: protein MAMMVFLVALLPFLLVSGCSQDEDMLVDCSDVYKSGQTVSGIYSIYPAGDFPVWVYCQMISDGKDEDKGQWTVIQRRMDGSVNFYRPWNQYKRGFGNVEGEYWLGLENMYQLTRKNKYMLRVDLEDFEGNKVFALYSSFSVDCETDGYTLHVSGFTDGGAGDSLSGHNGFKFSTFDKDQDVYEHNCAKTFLGAFWYSNCHNTNPNGVYLWGDDPTYYAIGNVWSAWKNYNVGMKSISMKIKPVF, encoded by the exons ATGGCA ATGATGGTGTTTTTGGTGGCTCTTCTCCCGTTTTTACTGGTGAGCGGATGCAGTCAGGATGAAGACATGCTGGTTGACTGTTCTGACGTCTATAAATCAGGACAAACAGTCAGTGGGATTTACTCCATCTATCCAGCAGGTGATTTTCCTGTCTGGGTTTACTGTCAGATGATCTCAGATGGGAAAGATGAAGATAAAGGACAATGGACG GTGATTCAGAGGAGAATGGACGGCAGTGTGAATTTCTATCGGCCGTGGAATCAGTACAAGAGAGGATTTGGGAATGTGGAGGGTGAATACTGGCTGG ggCTGGAGAACATGTACCAGCTGACACGTAAGAACAAGTACATGCTGAGAGTGGATCTGGAGGACTTTGAAGGAAATAAAGTTTTCGCTCTGTACTCGTCCTTCTCTGTGGATTGTGAAACTGATGGGTATACACTGCATGTTTCAGGATTCACTGATGGAGGAGCTG GTGACTCTTTATCTGGCCATAATGGATTCAAGTTCTCCACCTTTGATAAGGACCAAGATGTCTATGAACATAACTGTGCAAAAACGTTTCTTGGGGCATTTTGGTACTCAAACTGTCACAACACAAACCCCAATGGTGTGTATTTATGGGGTGACGATCCCACTTATTACGCTATTGGAAATGTTTGGTCAGCATGGAAGAATTACAATGTTGGTATGAAATCCATCAGCATGAAGATCAAACCTGTGTTTTAG
- the LOC127164229 gene encoding microfibril-associated glycoprotein 4-like, with protein MMVFVAALLSVFMGFTVSVSDGFKPFDCSDVYKSGQTVSGIYSIYPAGDFPVWVYCQMISDGKEENKGQWTVIQRRMDGSVNFYRPWNQYKRGFGNVEGEYWLGLENMYQLTRKNKYMLRVDLEDFDGNKAFALYSSFSVGPEADGYRLHVSRFTDGGAGDSLSFHDGQKFTTFDKDQDSYESNCARQYLGAFWYNNCHGTNPNGVYLWGKDPTIFAIGNVWQTWKGFSVSMKSICMKIKRVS; from the exons ATGATGGTGTTTGTCGCGGCTCTGCTCTCTGTTTTCATGGGGTTTACTGTGTCTGTTTCTGATGGATTCAAACCATTCGACTGTTCTGACGTCTATAAATCAGGACAAACAGTCAGTGGGATTTACTCCATCTATCCAGCAGGTGATTTTCCTGTCTGGGTTTACTGTCAGATGATCTCAGATGGGAAAGAGGAAAATAAAGGACAATGGACG GTGATTCAGAGGAGAATGGACGGCAGTGTGAATTTCTATCGGCCGTGGAATCAGTACAAGAGAGGATTTGGGAATGTGGAGGGTGAATACTGGCTGG gaCTGGAGAACATGTACCAGCTGACACGTAAGAACAAGTACATGCTGAGAGTGGATCTGGAGGACTTTGATGGCAATAAAGCTTTCGCTCTGTACTCGTCCTTCTCTGTGGGTCCTGAAGCTGATGGGTATCGACTCCATGTTTCAAGATTTACTGATGGAGGAGCTG GCGACTCTTTGTCATTCCACGATGGACAGAAGTTCACCACCTTCGACAAGGACCAAGATTCCTATGAAAGTAACTGTGCCAGACAGTATCTCGGGGCATTTTGGTACAACAACTGTCATGGTACAAATCCTAACGGTGTGTATTTATGGGGAAAAGATCCAACCATTTTTGCCATCGGAAATGTTTGGCAAACTTGGAAAGGGTTTAGTGTCAGTATGAAATCCATCTGCATGAAGATCAAACGTGTGTCGTAG